DNA from Diaphorobacter limosus:
CACCGGCCGCTCGGACTACCCCAACCAGGTCAACAACGTCCTGTGCTTCCCCTACATCTTCCGCGGCGCACTGGACTGCGGCGCGACCAAGATCACCGAGGCCATGAAGCTCGCCTGCGTGCGCCAGATCGCCGCGCTGGCCAAGGAAAACATCAGCGAAGAAGTCGCCAACGCCTACGCCGGCAAGGAGCTGGCCTTCGGCCCCGACTACCTGATCCCCACGCCATTCGACTCGCGCCTGATCCTGAAGATCGCCCCCGCCGTGGCCCAGGCGGCGCTCGAGTCCGGTGTGGCCTCCCGCCCCATCACCGACATGGATGCCTACAGGAGCAGCCTGACGCGCTTTGTCTACCAGACCGGCATGCTGATGCGCCCGGTGTTCAATGCCGCCAAGTCCCTGCCCAAGGCACAAAAACGCGTTGCCTACGCCGATGGCGAGGACGAGCGCGCGCTGCGCGCCGCCCAGTTCGCCATTGACGACAACGTGGCCCACCCCATCCTCATCGGTCGCCCGGCGGTGATTGCCGCGCGCATCGCCAAGGCCGGCCTGCGCATGGAGCCTGGCAAGGATGTGGAAGTGTGCGACCCCTCGGACGACCCGCGCTTTCGCCAGTACTGGGAAACCTACTACCAGCTCATGAAGCGCGACGGCGCCACGCCCGAGATGGCCAAGGCCGCCGTGCGCCGCTCCAACACCATCATCGCCTCGCTGATGGTGAAGCTGGGCGACGCCGATGCCATGATCTGCGGCCTGGTCGGCACCTACGAGACGCATCTGGAGCGCATCCACCACATCCTGGGCCACTCCCCGGACGCCAAACAATACGCGGCGCTGAACGCGCTGATGACTCCCAACAACGGAACACTGTTCATCACCGACACCTACGTCAACGAAGACCCCACCGCCGAGGAGCTGGCCGACATCGCCTGGGCCGCCGTGCAGGAGGTGCAGCGCTTTGGCATCCCGCCGAAGGTGGCATTCCTGTCGCACTCCAGCTTTGGCTCGTCCAAGCGTGCCTCGGCACGCAAGATGCGCGCCGCGCGCGACCTGTTCGTGGCGCGCCATCCCGACATCGAATGCGATGGCGAACTGCACGGCGACGCGGCGCTGGAGCCCAAGGTGCGCAACACCTACTTGCAGGATTCCACGCTCACCGCCCCAGCGAACCTGCTGGTCTGCCCGAACATCGACGCGGCCAACATTCTCTACAACGTACTCAAAACCACGACCAGCGGTGGCGTGACCGTGGGCCCCGTGCTCATGGGCACCTCAGCGTCGGCCCATATCCTCACGCCCGCTGCCACCGTGCGCCGCGTGCTGAACATGACCGCCCTGGCCGTGGTCAACAGCGCCACGCGCAATCAGTAAGCTCCATTACTGACAACAAAAAGGGCTGGCGCCACTCGCGGCGCCAGCCCTTTTTTTCAGGCGGTCTCAATCCCGTACTTACTGCTTGATGGCCTCGATCTGCGCCACGATGCGCACATTCTTCGGAAAACCGTACTGCACGCCATAGTCCGCGCCAAAGGCCGTGCGATCTATCGTGGTTTCAAAGTCGCCACCGCAAACCTCGCGCTTGAGCATGGGGCTGTCGTAGCAGGCGAACTGATTGGCCTTGAAGGTCACGGGCTGGGTCTTGCCCTTGATCGTCAGGTTGCCCGAGACAGCCGTGAGCTTGTCGCCCTCATAGGTGAACTTGTCACCGACGAACTGCGCCGTGGGGAACTTGGCGGCATCAAAAATTTCGGCACTCTGCAGGTGTTTGTCGAACTGCGCCGTGCCGGTATTGATGGAGTTGATGTGGAACGTCAGCTCCACCTTGCCCACCCGGCCAGCCTTGTCGAACTGCACCGAACCCTCCTTCTTGTCGAAGCGGCCGCGGTTCACGCTGGCGCCAAAGTGCCCGATCTCAAAGGTGGCAAAGGTGTGCGTCGGGTCAATGGCATAGGTCGCAGGCTCGGCATGCACGGCGGTGGCGGTCAATGCAGCAGCGGCAATGGTGAGGAAGGCAGAACGCATGAATCGGTACTCCAGAGTTGTTTGAACAGTCGTGTTGAGAAAAAGTCGCAATCAAAGTTTCGGCACGCCGGTCAAGGCCAGCTTGAATTTGACCTGGACGTCATCGGCCACCATGGACGTATCCGCCCATTCGTTTTCGCCAATTTTGAAAGCCAGGCGCTTGATGACAAAGCTGCCGGCGGCCGTGGTGTTGCCACCGGCCTGGGTCAATGTGACGGGCACCAGCACATCATGCACCGCCCCCTTGATGCTGAGCTTGCCCGCCACCTCGTACCTGCCAGCGCCCA
Protein-coding regions in this window:
- a CDS encoding YceI family protein gives rise to the protein MRSAFLTIAAAALTATAVHAEPATYAIDPTHTFATFEIGHFGASVNRGRFDKKEGSVQFDKAGRVGKVELTFHINSINTGTAQFDKHLQSAEIFDAAKFPTAQFVGDKFTYEGDKLTAVSGNLTIKGKTQPVTFKANQFACYDSPMLKREVCGGDFETTIDRTAFGADYGVQYGFPKNVRIVAQIEAIKQ
- a CDS encoding NADP-dependent malic enzyme, producing MNQPLSAAEVALREAALEYHRNPSKGKISVTPTKPLSNQRDLSLAYSPGVAYPCLDIQADPSKAFDYTSRGNLVGVITNGTAVLGLGDIGPLAGKPVMEGKGCLFKKFAGVDVFDIELDARDPDKIIEIVAALEPTLGGINLEDIKAPECFYIEQELSKRMNIPVFHDDQHGTAIISSSALLNGLELVGKQIDQVKVAVSGAGAAAIACVDVMVGLGVKREHVFMVDSKGVIYEGRPGGMDASKARYAQKTEARTLADVVNGADVFLGCSAPGVLTAEMVKTMADKPIILALANPEPEIRPELAKAVRPDCIIATGRSDYPNQVNNVLCFPYIFRGALDCGATKITEAMKLACVRQIAALAKENISEEVANAYAGKELAFGPDYLIPTPFDSRLILKIAPAVAQAALESGVASRPITDMDAYRSSLTRFVYQTGMLMRPVFNAAKSLPKAQKRVAYADGEDERALRAAQFAIDDNVAHPILIGRPAVIAARIAKAGLRMEPGKDVEVCDPSDDPRFRQYWETYYQLMKRDGATPEMAKAAVRRSNTIIASLMVKLGDADAMICGLVGTYETHLERIHHILGHSPDAKQYAALNALMTPNNGTLFITDTYVNEDPTAEELADIAWAAVQEVQRFGIPPKVAFLSHSSFGSSKRASARKMRAARDLFVARHPDIECDGELHGDAALEPKVRNTYLQDSTLTAPANLLVCPNIDAANILYNVLKTTTSGGVTVGPVLMGTSASAHILTPAATVRRVLNMTALAVVNSATRNQ